The region CCTTCGGTCGCTCGGACACGGCCATTCCCGGTCCTTTCGACTCGGGGTCTTTGGTCAAAGCCGCGTTTCGGCTGACGACCGATGAGCCTTTCCTCGACGAGCCAATGCAGCTCGGAAGCGACTGGTTCGTGGTCAAGCTTGTGGAGCGCACGCATGCAAAGGCAGAGGACTTCAACGAGGAAGAGCGCGGGCGCATGCTCGATCGCCTGCTGCCAACCCGAGAACGCCAAGTGCTCAAGGGCTACGTCAAGCGCTTGATGCAGGAGGCCACGGCGGACAAGGCGCTTGCCGTCAACGACGCTCTGCTCACCTACGAGGGTGTGGAGTGATCGTGGAGGCGGCACCCGATATCAGGCCGCGTGTGCCGGCCGCGCGGCGACGTCACGGCAACCTGGTGGGCGCCAAAGCCCTGCGCCTGGATCGACTTCCGCGCCAACCGCAAGCGTGCGCCTGGCGACTCCCGAACGGTCTCAAGCTCGTCATCACGCCCCAGCCCCACCTGCACACGGCCAACCTCGCGGTCTTCGTTCGGGCGGGCTCGCGCTACGAGTCCCCTCGCAGCAACGGCCTCAGCCACTTCCTGGAGCACATGCTCTTCCGCGGCACCGAAAGGTACCCGTCGTCGTACGCGTTGAACCTCGCGATCGAACGCCTGGGCGGCACGCTGAGCGGCACGACGCACGCGGACTTCACCGCCTACGAAGTCAGCCTTCCGCCGGAAAGCGTCGGCCAGGGCGTGGCCATCTTGGCCAACATCCTGGCCCAGCCACGCTTCGGCGACATCGAGGTGGAGAAGCGCATCGTTCGCGAGGAGATCCTCGAAGGTCTGGACGAAGAGGGCCGCGACATCTGCATTGATGACCTGTCACGCTCTCTGGTTTTTGGGTCGCATCCCCTGGGCTACAAGATCACGGGGACGACCCCAAACTTGGACGGCTTTGGACGCCGCGACCTGCGCACCCATATGAAGCGCTTCTACGGCGCAAGCAACATGGTGTTTTGCGCAGCCGGGGACGTGAAGACGGGTCAGGTTTTCGAGGCCGTGCAGCGCTTCATGGGGCCGCTGCGGGCAGGAAGACGGGCGGCCGCCAACGCACCCAGTCGAGGTCAGCGGCGTCCTCGCTGGCTCTACGTAGAGACGCACGGCAGCCAAACCGAGGTACGGCTGAGCTTCGCGAGCTTTGGGGAATCCGACCCGCGAGCGCTTGCACAGCAGCTGCTGTGCCGCGTGCTCGACGACGGCATGAGCACCCGGCTGCACCGGCGTATCTGTGATGAGACGGGGCTTGCTTACGACACTTTCGCCTCAACCGATCCGTACGAAGACGCCAGCGTTTTTGACGTCGGGGCCACGGTGGAGCACACCAAGACCCCTGCTCTGGTCTGCGAGGTGCTCGCGCTGGTGCGCCAGCTACGCGAGCGGCGCGTGGACGACGGGGAGCTGGCCAAGGCCAAGCAGCGCTATCGCTGGGACTTGCGGGCGACCCTGGACGATGCGGAAACGATGTGCCGCCACTACGGCACCCACAGCTTGTTCGACCTGGACGGCCGCCTCGATCTGCTTGCGGAGCGCGCCCTGAACATCGGCCCCGACGACCTGAGGGACGTGGCGCGGCACGTGTTCGATCCGCGACGGCTGAGTGTCACCTGCGTGGGACGCCTGGACCGCACCACGATCCGCAAGGCACAGCAGATCATCGATCGTTTCGTGTAGCGGTCGCCAGATTCACCCACAGCGCGCTGCCATCCGGCCCCCACTCCTTTTTCCAAATGGGAACGCTGGCCTTGATGCCCTCGATGACGTCGCGGCAGGCGCTGAATGCCCGATCGCGATGCGCTGCGCTGGCGGCCACGATGACTGCGGTATCTCCTATCTGCAGGTCCCCAACGCGATGCAACACCGCCAGATGAACCCGCTCGTGCCGGCCTCGTACGCGGGCGAGCACGCGGCGCAGCTGCTCGAGCGCCAGGCTGGGATGGCTCTCGTAGCGAAGCCTCGCGACCGCTCGGCCGTCCGCATGGTCGCGGACCGTGCCCATGAAGACGCAGATGCCGCCGCAGTCGGGACGCTGAACCGCGGCGATGGCTTCATCGACCGAAAGCGGCTGCTCGCGGATCTCGCAGCGCGCTGCGCTGTCTCCGGGCACGGCGGCAATGCTCGGCACGGCGGCAATGCTCGGCAGCGCGGTTTCGTTCGGCAGCGCGGTTTCGTTCGGCAGCGCGGTTTCGTTGCGAACAGCCCCACCGGCCACCGGAGGCAGAACCTCGACCACGTCACCGTCGCGCACGCGCTCGCCGGTGTTGGCGATGCAGCCGTTGATCACGAGCTGC is a window of Pseudomonadota bacterium DNA encoding:
- a CDS encoding insulinase family protein — translated: MIVEAAPDIRPRVPAARRRHGNLVGAKALRLDRLPRQPQACAWRLPNGLKLVITPQPHLHTANLAVFVRAGSRYESPRSNGLSHFLEHMLFRGTERYPSSYALNLAIERLGGTLSGTTHADFTAYEVSLPPESVGQGVAILANILAQPRFGDIEVEKRIVREEILEGLDEEGRDICIDDLSRSLVFGSHPLGYKITGTTPNLDGFGRRDLRTHMKRFYGASNMVFCAAGDVKTGQVFEAVQRFMGPLRAGRRAAANAPSRGQRRPRWLYVETHGSQTEVRLSFASFGESDPRALAQQLLCRVLDDGMSTRLHRRICDETGLAYDTFASTDPYEDASVFDVGATVEHTKTPALVCEVLALVRQLRERRVDDGELAKAKQRYRWDLRATLDDAETMCRHYGTHSLFDLDGRLDLLAERALNIGPDDLRDVARHVFDPRRLSVTCVGRLDRTTIRKAQQIIDRFV
- a CDS encoding molybdenum cofactor biosynthesis protein MoaE; the encoded protein is MVITVRYFAAARELCGTREESLSVPGQEHSTSELLALLAARHERLAPHAQGMQLVINGCIANTGERVRDGDVVEVLPPVAGGAVRNETALPNETALPNETALPSIAAVPSIAAVPGDSAARCEIREQPLSVDEAIAAVQRPDCGGICVFMGTVRDHADGRAVARLRYESHPSLALEQLRRVLARVRGRHERVHLAVLHRVGDLQIGDTAVIVAASAAHRDRAFSACRDVIEGIKASVPIWKKEWGPDGSALWVNLATATRNDR